A region of Paenibacillus sp. JNUCC-31 DNA encodes the following proteins:
- a CDS encoding carbohydrate deacetylase — protein sequence MIRQVIINADDFGLSPGVNQGIIQAYQAGGITSTSMMVNMPGLDHAVSCARLLPDLGIGLHFNLTYGRPVSNPAHVPSLVNSDGSFYKGNNVFVRDITDIAKELEAQWNVFMHTSLSPTHLDSHQLLHQNDPRVYKIMAEKAVRENIPLRRSQIQHLIPDLPAPRMTETILLDTYEGNEGLHRLLQHFSTLRPGVTEIVCHPGYVDDVLRDISNWLDIREHELEVFVDPEIPRMLRTLEIVPINYKALNDIPDVRSDLSPVPMQPLPRIPTQKKRRFIRQHLSNRRRKANTHRVSHKRSKPPQSASSKKRRY from the coding sequence ATGATCAGGCAAGTGATTATTAACGCGGACGATTTTGGACTGTCACCCGGCGTTAATCAGGGAATTATTCAAGCATATCAAGCTGGGGGAATCACGAGTACTTCGATGATGGTGAATATGCCGGGTCTCGATCATGCAGTGAGTTGTGCCCGATTATTGCCAGACCTTGGTATCGGACTGCATTTCAACCTGACGTACGGAAGGCCTGTGTCCAACCCGGCTCATGTGCCTTCCCTGGTGAACTCTGACGGTTCTTTTTATAAGGGCAACAATGTCTTCGTGCGAGACATCACGGATATTGCAAAGGAACTCGAAGCGCAGTGGAATGTTTTTATGCATACATCCCTTTCTCCTACACATCTGGATTCTCATCAATTGCTGCACCAAAACGATCCCAGAGTATATAAAATAATGGCCGAGAAAGCAGTCCGGGAAAACATCCCACTCCGGAGATCGCAAATTCAGCATTTAATCCCTGATCTGCCAGCTCCTCGAATGACGGAGACGATTCTGCTGGATACTTACGAAGGCAATGAAGGATTACATCGTTTGCTTCAGCATTTTTCCACGCTCCGCCCAGGTGTTACCGAAATTGTATGTCATCCGGGATATGTCGATGATGTTCTGCGTGACATTTCCAATTGGCTGGACATTCGAGAACATGAGCTGGAAGTGTTTGTCGATCCGGAAATTCCCCGAATGTTAAGAACACTTGAGATTGTCCCAATAAACTACAAAGCACTGAATGATATACCGGATGTACGCTCTGATCTGTCACCAGTACCAATGCAACCACTTCCCCGAATACCCACCCAAAAGAAAAGACGTTTCATCCGGCAGCACTTATCCAATCGACGGCGTAAGGCTAACACACACCGTGTGTCCCATAAACGAAGCAAGCCCCCGCAATCCGCTTCAAGCAAAAAACGGAGATATTAG
- a CDS encoding type 2 periplasmic-binding domain-containing protein, whose amino-acid sequence MFKMNTAAGKKGVKLCAALLTAVLMITGCSGGSGGSSEGNWVSIEDRYTVDPEKPAWQLDKKEEATDLTWYVNADWWNTDFGKDIVTKKIKEDLNINIKFITGDDTKLNTFFAGGDMPDLLTVFDSNSPVVQKAATWAMPLNDLAEKYDPYFNKVAAADTLNWFQLADGKTYGYPNYSNTQEDYDSGNIPAKTAFIIRKDVYEALGSPVIGTPEQFQSVMKQIKEKFPTLIPFGFNAIGEGTGSLGDTLQDFIGVPLETENGEFYDRNLDEDYLTWLKTLNTVYRDGNISDDSFADDGTAFEEKVKSGKYATMLLDGTPQQGGNLQIYLSANEGKEYVAIDGPQSTKGNAPTLNQSGITGWMINFISKDCKDPAKAMQIFTYLLSEEGQTLMNYGIEGETYQTKADGTVELLPAVKDMQLHNADKFKKDYRMGEFMFFGHDRHKALSADAFPEAIKQMQEWGKGKLKPHFILENISPDQGTPEARALSAINTKWNSTLVSMVRAKDDASFDNALAVYKSFLGENRWDDIVKVRSEKMKQNKEKLGIQ is encoded by the coding sequence ATGTTCAAGATGAATACAGCAGCGGGTAAAAAAGGTGTAAAGCTGTGCGCGGCTCTGCTGACAGCGGTGCTTATGATCACCGGTTGCAGCGGGGGTTCAGGTGGTTCAAGTGAGGGCAATTGGGTCTCCATTGAAGACCGGTACACGGTTGATCCGGAAAAACCAGCCTGGCAGCTGGATAAAAAGGAAGAAGCTACCGATCTGACCTGGTACGTCAATGCGGACTGGTGGAACACGGATTTTGGCAAAGACATTGTCACCAAAAAGATAAAAGAAGATCTTAACATCAACATCAAATTCATCACAGGTGATGATACGAAGTTGAATACGTTTTTCGCTGGTGGAGATATGCCTGACTTGCTGACGGTGTTTGACTCCAACTCTCCTGTCGTGCAAAAAGCTGCAACCTGGGCCATGCCGTTAAATGACCTTGCGGAGAAATATGATCCGTACTTCAACAAAGTAGCGGCGGCCGATACGCTCAACTGGTTCCAGCTGGCTGACGGCAAAACGTATGGTTATCCGAACTATTCCAATACGCAAGAAGATTATGATAGTGGTAACATTCCAGCCAAAACGGCATTTATCATCCGCAAGGATGTGTATGAAGCCCTGGGAAGTCCTGTTATTGGAACGCCGGAGCAATTCCAGAGTGTGATGAAACAAATCAAGGAAAAGTTCCCAACATTGATTCCGTTTGGGTTTAACGCCATTGGTGAAGGAACGGGTTCACTCGGAGACACGCTGCAAGATTTCATTGGCGTACCGCTGGAGACCGAGAATGGAGAATTCTATGATCGTAATCTGGATGAAGATTACCTGACTTGGTTGAAAACGTTAAACACGGTGTACAGAGACGGAAACATCAGTGATGACAGTTTTGCTGACGACGGTACAGCATTTGAGGAAAAAGTTAAATCCGGGAAATATGCAACGATGTTGCTGGATGGCACACCTCAACAGGGAGGAAACCTGCAAATTTATCTGAGCGCCAATGAAGGCAAAGAATATGTAGCCATTGATGGGCCGCAGAGCACCAAGGGTAATGCACCAACGCTGAATCAATCCGGTATTACAGGCTGGATGATCAATTTTATTTCCAAAGACTGCAAAGACCCGGCGAAAGCCATGCAAATCTTTACGTACCTGCTAAGTGAAGAAGGTCAGACGCTGATGAACTACGGGATTGAAGGCGAGACCTATCAAACGAAAGCAGACGGTACGGTTGAGTTGCTGCCGGCTGTGAAAGATATGCAACTGCACAATGCAGATAAGTTTAAAAAGGATTACCGTATGGGTGAATTTATGTTCTTCGGTCATGACCGTCACAAAGCACTAAGTGCAGATGCCTTCCCGGAAGCCATCAAACAAATGCAAGAGTGGGGCAAAGGCAAACTGAAACCACATTTCATTCTGGAGAATATCAGTCCAGATCAAGGAACACCTGAAGCCCGTGCATTGTCAGCGATCAACACCAAATGGAATTCAACATTGGTGAGCATGGTACGTGCCAAGGATGATGCCTCTTTTGACAATGCGCTTGCGGTTTACAAATCCTTTCTGGGGGAAAACCGCTGGGATGACATTGTGAAGGTTCGCAGTGAAAAGATGAAACAGAATAAAGAGAAACTGGGTATTCAATAA
- a CDS encoding RICIN domain-containing protein, whose translation MISLLVLFSLLVALLPGTTTNAAPNWNLVWSDEFNGSSLNTSNWSAEIGTGSGGWGNNELQYYTNRTENLQVTGGNLVITARKENYNGSSYTSARIKTQGLKDFTYGKVEARIKLPSGQGLWPAFWMLGSNINSVGWPKSGEIDIMERVNNNAYVNGTVHWDANGHADYGKISENLDFSQFHVYSIEWDSKYIRWFVDGKQFNEFYIENGTGNTEEFQRPFFLLLNMAVGGNWPGSPNNATPFPSQMLVDYVRVYQAASTPNIVSGGLYTIGSKASGKVLDIVDVSTASGAKVQQWTNYSATNQTFRVDSTGDGYYKLTAVHSGKVLDVPSSTASPGVQLQQWDDNGSNAQRWSIQDTGNGYYKIISKVNGLAVDVSNSSTADGAAVQQWNDNGTDAQRWSFNKLN comes from the coding sequence ATGATAAGTCTGCTTGTGCTTTTCAGTTTGCTGGTTGCGTTGCTGCCTGGCACGACGACAAACGCAGCGCCAAACTGGAATCTGGTGTGGAGTGACGAATTCAATGGAAGCTCTCTGAATACGTCGAATTGGTCAGCAGAAATAGGTACCGGCAGTGGCGGATGGGGAAATAATGAATTGCAGTATTATACAAATCGCACCGAGAATCTGCAAGTTACAGGCGGGAACCTGGTCATTACTGCTCGCAAAGAAAATTACAACGGCAGCAGTTATACCTCGGCACGAATCAAGACCCAGGGTTTGAAGGATTTTACTTACGGGAAAGTGGAAGCACGGATCAAGCTGCCGTCAGGTCAGGGGCTGTGGCCTGCTTTTTGGATGCTGGGAAGCAATATTAATTCCGTTGGCTGGCCGAAGAGCGGAGAGATCGACATTATGGAACGGGTCAATAACAACGCTTATGTAAACGGTACCGTGCATTGGGATGCTAACGGGCATGCCGATTATGGAAAGATTTCGGAAAATCTCGATTTTTCTCAATTTCATGTATACAGCATCGAATGGGATTCCAAATATATAAGATGGTTCGTGGATGGCAAGCAATTCAATGAATTTTACATCGAAAATGGAACAGGAAACACCGAAGAGTTCCAGCGTCCGTTCTTCCTCCTGCTAAATATGGCTGTGGGCGGAAACTGGCCTGGCAGCCCCAATAATGCGACACCTTTCCCGTCACAAATGCTTGTGGATTATGTACGGGTATATCAAGCAGCGAGTACACCCAATATTGTCAGCGGGGGCCTCTATACGATCGGTTCCAAAGCAAGCGGTAAAGTGTTGGATATTGTAGATGTGTCTACGGCAAGTGGAGCCAAGGTGCAACAATGGACCAATTACAGTGCAACTAACCAAACGTTCAGGGTGGATAGCACAGGTGATGGTTACTATAAACTCACGGCTGTTCACAGCGGCAAAGTACTGGATGTGCCGAGCTCGACAGCATCTCCTGGTGTACAGCTTCAGCAATGGGACGATAACGGGTCTAACGCCCAAAGGTGGAGCATTCAGGATACGGGTAACGGTTACTATAAAATCATTTCCAAGGTGAATGGATTGGCGGTGGATGTATCGAACTCTTCAACAGCAGATGGGGCCGCAGTGCAACAATGGAATGATAACGGTACAGATGCGCAAAGATGGTCATTTAACAAATTGAATTAA
- a CDS encoding AraC family transcriptional regulator, protein MNHKTLLTNHLSNLQVDLFMVNYNRCETDWRDMNYTPDYSKFYFICEGEGWLKIGNQEYYPAPGQLILMPEGVIQSYSVISDRPFLKYWCHFSAKVGGINLFQILKFPHCCDVNDPKLVQEIFDSILAYANSGEVYAHMMAKSKLVELLSHYVMNLDLQQISYVNMPIMEKISTILAYIDSNIEENISVQDLAQIAHMHPNYFIRFFKQQIGVPPIHYITGKKINKAKELLTCTSNTVTAIAEDLGFSDLYYFSRQFKKHTGLNPTEYRKQTTVLTT, encoded by the coding sequence TTGAATCATAAAACATTACTCACGAACCATTTGTCCAATCTGCAGGTTGATTTGTTCATGGTCAACTACAATCGTTGTGAAACCGACTGGCGTGATATGAATTATACCCCCGATTACAGCAAGTTTTACTTCATATGTGAAGGTGAAGGCTGGCTCAAGATTGGGAATCAGGAATACTATCCGGCACCCGGACAGCTTATTTTAATGCCAGAAGGAGTGATTCAGTCCTATTCTGTCATTAGTGATCGTCCATTCCTCAAATACTGGTGCCATTTTAGCGCAAAGGTTGGCGGAATCAACCTGTTCCAAATCCTGAAGTTCCCGCACTGTTGTGACGTAAATGATCCAAAGCTGGTTCAGGAAATCTTCGACAGCATCCTTGCATATGCCAACTCCGGCGAAGTCTATGCTCATATGATGGCCAAGAGCAAACTGGTAGAATTATTGTCTCACTATGTGATGAATCTGGATCTGCAGCAGATCTCTTATGTAAATATGCCTATTATGGAAAAGATATCCACAATATTGGCTTATATTGATTCCAATATTGAAGAAAACATTTCGGTGCAGGATCTGGCTCAGATTGCCCACATGCATCCGAATTATTTCATTCGTTTCTTCAAACAGCAGATCGGTGTTCCTCCCATTCACTATATAACAGGCAAGAAAATCAATAAGGCCAAGGAGCTTCTCACGTGTACTTCGAACACAGTAACTGCAATTGCCGAAGACCTTGGTTTTAGTGACTTATACTATTTCTCCAGGCAATTTAAGAAACATACAGGACTTAATCCGACGGAGTACCGCAAACAAACGACAGTGCTGACGACATAA
- a CDS encoding glycoside hydrolase family 30 protein, with translation MTTFKMYKSTGEDELFVSVSPDQLKPQPSDLETTTIQLDDRQTYQEMDGFGASFTDSSAYLINQILSEEQRADVMTRLFHPIEGIGLSVIRNPMGASDYARTVYSYNDLPENQTDPELTGFSIAHDEVDIIPLTQKALELNPELKLFASPWSAPGWMKTSGSMITGQLKNEWYSAYAEYFVKYIQGYGANGLPIHAVTPQNEALYEPGHYPGMLMPAEAQADFIKNHLKPALVRNDIQAKILCYDHNWDRPDYPLTVLEQAGDEVDGVAWHWYGGEASAQTKVYEAVAGKEVHFTEGSGGEWIPPFEQAFSNVIRTGIQILRNYSKSFVLWNMALDENNGPTVPGFGKSTCRGIVQVNQQTKELTYTLDYYALAHFSALIRPKAVRIESTSSDASIYSVAFRNTDGSTALVLFNDGDQTGNVKVNLRNDELLHLQLESKGALSILINS, from the coding sequence ATGACAACATTCAAAATGTACAAATCCACGGGAGAAGATGAATTATTTGTATCGGTATCCCCGGATCAATTGAAACCGCAGCCATCCGATCTGGAGACAACGACCATTCAGCTCGATGATCGGCAAACCTATCAGGAGATGGATGGATTTGGGGCTTCTTTTACCGACTCGTCTGCCTATCTGATCAACCAAATACTAAGTGAGGAGCAGAGAGCTGATGTCATGACCCGGCTGTTCCATCCGATAGAAGGCATTGGCTTGTCAGTTATCCGCAATCCGATGGGGGCTTCAGACTATGCTAGAACGGTGTACAGCTATAATGATCTGCCAGAAAACCAAACGGACCCGGAATTAACCGGGTTCAGTATTGCACACGATGAAGTGGATATTATTCCCTTGACTCAAAAGGCTTTGGAATTGAACCCCGAACTGAAATTGTTCGCATCGCCATGGAGTGCCCCGGGTTGGATGAAAACGAGTGGGTCGATGATTACAGGACAACTGAAAAATGAGTGGTATTCCGCATATGCTGAATATTTTGTGAAGTATATCCAGGGTTATGGAGCGAACGGTTTGCCGATCCATGCCGTAACTCCGCAAAATGAGGCACTTTACGAGCCAGGACATTATCCAGGCATGTTGATGCCGGCGGAAGCGCAAGCGGATTTTATCAAAAATCATCTGAAGCCAGCTCTGGTCCGCAACGATATCCAAGCGAAAATTCTCTGTTATGATCACAACTGGGATCGACCGGATTATCCACTGACCGTGCTGGAACAGGCGGGAGATGAAGTAGACGGAGTCGCTTGGCATTGGTATGGGGGAGAAGCCTCGGCTCAAACGAAGGTATATGAAGCGGTTGCGGGTAAAGAGGTGCATTTCACAGAAGGTTCAGGAGGGGAATGGATTCCTCCATTCGAACAAGCCTTCTCTAACGTGATCAGAACCGGGATTCAGATTTTGCGGAATTACAGCAAGTCTTTTGTACTCTGGAATATGGCACTTGATGAGAATAACGGTCCTACCGTCCCTGGCTTTGGAAAAAGCACATGTCGTGGTATTGTACAGGTCAATCAGCAAACGAAAGAGCTTACCTATACATTGGACTATTATGCTCTGGCTCATTTCAGTGCATTGATTCGTCCAAAGGCAGTTCGGATTGAATCGACTTCCAGCGATGCATCCATATATTCTGTAGCTTTCAGAAACACGGATGGTTCCACCGCGTTAGTTCTCTTCAATGATGGGGATCAAACCGGAAATGTGAAGGTAAACCTTCGTAATGATGAGCTGTTACATTTGCAATTGGAATCCAAAGGTGCCCTGTCCATCTTGATCAACTCATAA
- a CDS encoding alpha-L-fucosidase: MDNNAYLQKIEATITEGKYKDNWNSLSAFQVPEWYKNAKFGIFIHWGLYSIPAYDSEWYSRNMYIEGSKAYEHHLAVYGHPKEFGYKDFIPMFQAEKFNADEWAELFKKAGARYVMPVAEHHDGFQMYQSSISHYNTVEMGPKRDLLKEMKAAYEKQELTFCVSSHRAEHWFFMSHGKKFDSDIKEPLARGDFYWPAMPEPDHHDLYGSPPSEEFLEDWLIRCCELVDQYQPKVFYFDWWIQTAAFKPYLKKFSAYYYNKGEEWGTPVAINYKHDAFMLGCAVPDVERGQFADLKPYFWQTDTAVAKNSWCYTENNDYKSADEIIRDLVDIVSKNGSLLLNIGPKADGSIPDEDRDILLAIGKWLDVNGEAIYDTTFWRIYGEGPTMVKEGQFTDGNTKVFTSEDIRYTVKENILYATVLAYPDNGVVHLNALKENSHHFQGLIKDIQVLGFDEQPEWNRTENALSITTKNVRSTAPIVFKLELD, translated from the coding sequence ATGGACAACAACGCTTATTTGCAAAAAATCGAAGCAACAATCACCGAAGGCAAGTACAAAGACAACTGGAACTCGCTTAGTGCCTTTCAGGTTCCAGAGTGGTACAAGAACGCGAAATTCGGTATTTTCATTCACTGGGGGCTGTACTCCATTCCGGCTTATGATAGTGAATGGTATTCACGAAATATGTATATAGAAGGCTCCAAAGCCTATGAACATCATCTTGCTGTTTATGGACATCCGAAGGAATTTGGATACAAAGACTTTATTCCGATGTTCCAGGCGGAGAAGTTTAATGCTGATGAATGGGCAGAACTTTTTAAAAAGGCGGGAGCCAGATATGTCATGCCAGTTGCCGAACACCATGACGGGTTTCAAATGTACCAAAGTTCCATCTCTCACTATAACACAGTTGAAATGGGACCCAAACGGGATCTTCTGAAGGAGATGAAGGCCGCGTATGAGAAACAGGAGTTGACCTTTTGTGTCTCCTCACATCGAGCAGAGCATTGGTTCTTTATGTCTCATGGAAAGAAGTTTGATTCGGATATTAAGGAACCGCTTGCACGAGGCGATTTCTACTGGCCTGCGATGCCCGAACCGGATCATCATGATTTGTATGGTTCACCTCCTTCCGAAGAATTCCTGGAAGATTGGCTGATTCGCTGCTGTGAGCTTGTGGATCAGTATCAGCCCAAAGTATTTTATTTTGACTGGTGGATTCAGACGGCTGCCTTTAAACCTTACCTGAAAAAATTCAGTGCCTATTACTATAATAAAGGGGAAGAATGGGGAACCCCTGTTGCTATTAATTATAAACATGATGCATTTATGCTCGGCTGTGCCGTCCCGGATGTGGAGCGAGGGCAATTCGCCGATCTCAAACCTTATTTCTGGCAAACCGATACCGCTGTAGCCAAAAACTCTTGGTGTTACACGGAAAATAATGACTATAAATCTGCGGATGAAATTATTAGAGATCTCGTCGACATTGTAAGTAAAAACGGAAGCCTTCTGCTGAACATTGGACCGAAAGCAGATGGCAGCATTCCCGATGAAGATCGGGACATCTTGCTTGCCATAGGCAAATGGCTAGACGTGAATGGCGAAGCCATCTACGATACGACGTTCTGGCGTATATATGGTGAAGGGCCAACCATGGTGAAAGAAGGCCAGTTCACAGATGGGAATACCAAGGTTTTTACAAGCGAGGATATTCGCTATACCGTAAAAGAAAACATCCTGTATGCGACAGTTCTTGCCTACCCTGACAATGGAGTTGTTCATCTTAATGCGTTGAAAGAAAACTCCCATCATTTTCAAGGTTTGATCAAGGACATACAGGTTCTTGGTTTTGATGAACAGCCGGAATGGAACAGAACGGAAAATGCATTGTCGATTACAACAAAGAACGTACGAAGCACAGCACCCATTGTTTTCAAATTAGAACTGGATTAA